A single genomic interval of Natranaerovirga pectinivora harbors:
- a CDS encoding LL-diaminopimelate aminotransferase: MADSYIQELIAERIGGNQFGKSTVLYKFEKIKRAKNEAIKKFPDMEIIDMGVGEPDAMADNGVVETLNIEARKWENRNYADNGIDEFKEVAANYMEKVFNVSGIDGASEVVHAIGSKPALAMMAQAFINPGDVTIMTVPGYPIMGTMTSWLGGEVYNLELLGENNFLPDIDSIPEDVLKRAKLLYLNYPNNPTGASATKEFFEKVVKFAKENDIIVVHDAAYAALAFEGNKPFSFLSIEGAKEVGVEIHSLSKAFNMTGWRMAFVVGNELVVKAFAAVKDNNDSGQFKAIQKASMYALENPEITEKTALKYSRRHTMLVDVLNKIGFKAKKPKGSFYLYVAIPKGTKDGVTFDSAEDFSQFLIKEKLISTVPWDDAGAYVRFSVTFLADGEEEEKKVIDEIYRRLSDLNLVF; this comes from the coding sequence ATGGCAGATAGTTATATTCAAGAATTAATAGCAGAACGTATAGGTGGAAATCAATTTGGAAAAAGTACAGTATTGTATAAATTTGAAAAAATAAAAAGAGCTAAAAATGAAGCGATTAAAAAGTTTCCAGATATGGAAATTATTGATATGGGTGTAGGTGAACCTGATGCAATGGCTGATAATGGTGTTGTAGAAACCCTTAATATAGAAGCAAGGAAATGGGAAAATAGAAATTATGCAGATAATGGCATAGATGAATTTAAAGAAGTTGCGGCAAACTATATGGAGAAAGTTTTTAATGTTAGTGGGATTGATGGTGCTTCAGAAGTTGTTCATGCCATAGGTTCAAAACCAGCTTTAGCAATGATGGCCCAGGCGTTTATAAATCCAGGAGATGTAACCATTATGACTGTTCCTGGTTATCCTATTATGGGAACCATGACATCTTGGTTAGGTGGAGAAGTTTATAACCTAGAGCTTTTAGGGGAGAATAATTTCTTGCCAGACATTGATAGCATACCTGAAGATGTACTAAAAAGAGCAAAGTTATTATACTTAAATTACCCTAATAATCCAACAGGGGCATCTGCTACAAAAGAATTTTTTGAAAAAGTTGTGAAATTTGCAAAAGAAAATGATATTATAGTAGTACATGATGCTGCATATGCTGCTTTAGCTTTTGAAGGAAACAAACCTTTTAGTTTTCTGTCAATTGAAGGGGCTAAAGAAGTAGGTGTTGAGATTCATTCTTTATCAAAAGCGTTCAATATGACTGGATGGCGTATGGCTTTTGTAGTAGGTAATGAGCTTGTAGTAAAAGCTTTTGCTGCTGTAAAAGACAATAATGATTCAGGGCAGTTTAAAGCCATACAAAAAGCTTCTATGTATGCATTAGAGAACCCAGAAATAACAGAAAAAACAGCATTAAAATATTCAAGAAGACATACTATGTTAGTGGATGTTTTAAATAAGATCGGATTTAAAGCAAAAAAACCAAAAGGATCATTCTATTTATATGTTGCCATTCCAAAAGGAACAAAAGATGGTGTTACATTTGACAGTGCAGAAGATTTCTCTCAGTTTTTAATCAAAGAAAAATTAATATCTACAGTGCCTTGGGATGATGCTGGTGCTTATGTGCGTTTTTCAGTAACTTTCTTAGCCGATGGAGAAGAGGAAGAAAAGAAAGTAATTGATGAGATTTATAGACGCTTAAGTGATTTGAATCTAGTATTCTAA
- the dapF gene encoding diaminopimelate epimerase, which yields MKFTKMNGLGNDYIYINCFEETVENPNSLSVEMSNRNFGVGSDGLVLIMPSEIADFRMRMFNSDGSEAEMCGNAIRCVGKYVYDYKLTDKTTISVETLAGIKVLDMALENNKVTTVKVDMGEPILEASLIPVISEKMPVIDEIIEVDGKEYKFTCVSMGNPHAITYVDEVKDFPVDKIGKVVEVDPKFPRKINVEFVEVVDDNTLNMRVWERGAGETMACGTGACATLVASVLNNKVNRKAIVKLLGGDLLIEWNENDNHIYMTGPATVSFQGIWER from the coding sequence ATGAAGTTTACAAAAATGAATGGCTTAGGTAACGATTATATTTATATTAATTGTTTTGAAGAAACTGTTGAAAATCCAAATTCTCTTTCTGTAGAGATGAGTAATAGAAATTTTGGTGTAGGGTCTGATGGCTTAGTGTTAATTATGCCATCTGAAATAGCAGATTTTAGAATGCGAATGTTTAACTCAGATGGGTCAGAAGCAGAGATGTGTGGGAATGCCATACGTTGTGTTGGTAAATATGTGTATGATTATAAGCTTACTGATAAGACAACAATAAGTGTTGAAACATTAGCAGGAATTAAAGTATTAGATATGGCATTAGAAAACAATAAAGTAACAACAGTAAAAGTGGATATGGGTGAACCTATTCTTGAAGCAAGCCTTATACCTGTAATTTCAGAGAAAATGCCTGTGATAGACGAAATCATAGAAGTTGATGGGAAAGAGTACAAATTTACTTGTGTATCAATGGGGAATCCTCATGCAATTACCTATGTTGATGAAGTAAAAGATTTTCCAGTAGATAAAATAGGGAAGGTTGTAGAAGTAGACCCTAAATTCCCAAGGAAAATTAATGTGGAATTTGTAGAAGTTGTAGATGACAACACCCTTAATATGAGAGTGTGGGAAAGAGGCGCAGGAGAAACAATGGCTTGTGGCACAGGAGCTTGTGCAACTTTAGTTGCTTCTGTACTGAATAATAAAGTAAATCGAAAAGCTATTGTAAAGTTATTAGGTGGGGATTTATTAATTGAATGGAATGAGAATGATAATCATATTTATATGACAGGACCAGCAACAGTATCATTTCAAGGGATTTGGGAGAGATAG
- the yunB gene encoding sporulation protein YunB, translating into MMIRRNLKGKKPRNRNRKRKLYLKLSVFLVLFIIITTYVYEYIDKQVLPTLLEIAEMRVHAHASTMVNEAIKQVIVENKIDTNDLVTYYYNDKGEIISTGINTMLINRLGSEVVDNISKNIEALGLEKVYIPLGSVMNSNVFANVGPRIAIEILPIGNTSINYDREFRSTGINQVNHRIWFNIDTTLQVVVPLATEKITISQEFTLVDNVISGTVPPNYINVPGNNVLDVAPDIFRK; encoded by the coding sequence ATGATGATAAGGCGAAATTTAAAAGGAAAAAAGCCCCGAAATAGAAATAGAAAAAGAAAATTATACTTAAAGCTTAGTGTGTTTCTTGTCCTATTTATTATTATTACTACATATGTATATGAATACATTGATAAACAAGTACTACCAACATTATTAGAGATTGCAGAAATGAGAGTTCACGCACATGCTTCAACAATGGTAAATGAAGCAATAAAACAAGTTATAGTAGAAAATAAAATAGATACCAATGATTTAGTTACATATTATTACAATGATAAAGGGGAAATAATTTCAACAGGAATTAATACAATGTTGATTAACAGGCTAGGGTCAGAGGTAGTAGATAATATAAGTAAGAATATAGAAGCATTGGGGCTAGAAAAGGTATACATACCTCTTGGAAGTGTTATGAACAGTAATGTATTTGCAAATGTGGGGCCGCGAATTGCAATAGAAATATTACCTATTGGGAATACCTCCATTAACTACGATAGAGAATTCAGATCAACGGGGATTAACCAAGTGAATCACAGAATCTGGTTTAATATAGATACGACATTACAAGTAGTAGTACCTTTGGCTACAGAAAAAATCACCATTAGCCAAGAGTTCACTTTAGTAGATAATGTGATTAGTGGCACAGTGCCTCCTAATTATATTAATGTTCCAGGTAATAATGTCCTTGATGTAGCGCCAGATATATTTAGGAAATAA
- the glnA gene encoding type I glutamate--ammonia ligase produces MIQKNYSKEDIKRLVEENDVKFIRLQFVDILGTLKNVAVTVDQLEKALNNDIIFDGSSIEGFIRSEEADMYLKPDLNTFEIFPWRPQQGKVARLICDIYKADGTPFGGDPRLVLKNVINEAKEMGYEMHLGTEFEFFLFHTDENGNATTITHDKAGYFDLGPLDLGENVRRDMVLTLDNLGLEVEASHHEVAPGQHEIDLKATNALDAADNIITFKLVLKVVAQRHGLHATFMPKPIFGENGAGMHSSLTLYNSNGENVFSNKEDALGLSKEAYYFIGGLLKHAKGLTAVTNPTINSYKRLVPGHEAPTLIGYSTSNSSQLIRIPAARGNNASIELRSPDPSINPYLAIAGILKAGLDGIKNKIVPPKVMSYEELATKNFSILEEENRLPVNLKDALIALSKDEVIKEALGQCYDTFIKAKSIEWNEYSSIVHEWELNKYISKY; encoded by the coding sequence ATGATTCAGAAAAACTATAGCAAAGAGGACATAAAAAGATTAGTAGAAGAAAATGATGTGAAGTTTATTCGATTACAATTTGTGGATATTCTAGGAACTTTAAAGAATGTTGCTGTGACAGTAGATCAGTTAGAGAAAGCTTTGAATAATGATATTATTTTTGATGGTTCTTCTATTGAAGGGTTTATACGAAGTGAAGAAGCAGATATGTATTTAAAGCCTGATCTTAATACTTTTGAAATTTTTCCTTGGAGACCACAACAAGGGAAAGTTGCAAGACTAATTTGTGATATTTATAAGGCAGATGGAACTCCTTTTGGAGGGGATCCTAGATTGGTATTAAAAAATGTGATAAATGAAGCAAAAGAAATGGGTTATGAAATGCATCTTGGAACAGAGTTTGAATTTTTCTTATTCCATACAGATGAAAATGGTAATGCAACAACCATAACTCACGATAAGGCAGGGTATTTTGACTTAGGCCCTTTAGATTTAGGAGAAAATGTAAGGCGTGATATGGTATTAACATTGGATAACTTAGGTCTTGAAGTGGAAGCCTCACATCATGAAGTGGCCCCTGGGCAACACGAAATTGATTTAAAGGCAACCAATGCCTTAGATGCAGCAGACAATATTATTACGTTCAAACTTGTTTTAAAGGTAGTGGCTCAAAGACATGGGCTTCATGCTACCTTTATGCCAAAGCCAATCTTCGGTGAAAATGGTGCAGGCATGCATTCTAGTTTAACCCTGTATAATTCTAATGGAGAAAATGTATTCAGCAACAAAGAAGATGCGCTAGGTTTATCAAAAGAAGCTTATTATTTTATTGGCGGTTTATTAAAACACGCAAAAGGATTAACAGCCGTGACTAATCCTACTATTAACTCATATAAACGTTTGGTTCCAGGTCATGAGGCACCCACATTAATTGGTTATTCTACAAGCAATAGTAGCCAATTAATTAGAATACCTGCAGCTAGAGGTAATAATGCATCAATAGAACTAAGAAGTCCAGATCCTTCTATAAACCCATATTTGGCAATTGCGGGTATTTTAAAAGCTGGACTTGATGGTATAAAAAATAAGATTGTACCCCCTAAAGTAATGAGTTATGAAGAATTGGCTACTAAGAATTTTTCTATATTAGAAGAAGAAAACCGTTTGCCAGTAAATTTAAAAGATGCATTAATTGCACTATCTAAAGATGAAGTTATAAAAGAAGCATTAGGTCAATGTTATGATACATTTATTAAAGCAAAAAGCATTGAGTGGAACGAATATAGTTCTATAGTTCATGAGTGGGAACTTAACAAGTAT